Within Rhododendron vialii isolate Sample 1 chromosome 12a, ASM3025357v1, the genomic segment ATATGTTTTATGAACAAAAATATGTGTTAATCCAACGTTTAATAAATTGCAGCAAATACTTTGTTGACTGGTTGAAGGCTCTTTTGGCGTAATGAGGCTTGTGACGTCCGAAGTACAATGGATGATAAGTATAGGTTTTCTGAAGTGTAGGGTGTCTAAGTGATTCGTTCTCAAAAGCACAAGGGTCAAAGTGATAATAAATCTCCTTGTTGCAGTTTTTGAAATCCGCTACcataatattaggaaatattatttttaagcttttttattatattttttaatttaggcagattattatttatgtttcctaGTCAATTTAGATTTTCTTATTATGCATATTCCTTTGTTACACGTTTTATAACCTATATAAAGACATGTTAGATTATGGTAACACAAGCAATAATATAACCTATATAAGGACATGTTAGATTATGGTAAcacaaataataatattatgttaacaaaatcaatggttgaTATTTAAGCGGCTAATTTAACGACCTAAAAAAACCCCACTTCTGCAGACCTGAATATATATTCCATAACCGTAGCCGCAAACTGGTGTTTCGACATACCAACACAACTCTCGATCATGGCTCCTCCGGGCTTGCTCTAGAATTCACCAAAATTAGGGGTCTTGGATCCACCAAAACTAAGGTGTTTCAGAAACAACCATCACAGAGACGCCATCAAAACTCCACGTTCTCTTTGCTATGCACAAATTGCAGCCAATTTCGCTCCACGCCTTACTGTTTGCACAGCCGCCGCCTATGGCAATCCCCCTCTGGACCCACATCCGCGCTGCCTCCCATACCATATCAAGGAATTATTGGAATTATTCCCTAATGATACGAAAATaccgatctctctctctagatatgttGTTTATCCCGTTGTTTTTGTATCATCTCTCGGTATCCTTGATTCTTTTTCTGTGGATTTTCTCTATTGGTGTCATTTAAGAGGCGTTAAATTTGTTCAATCATGATTTTCATAGATATAGcgttttaagaattttttacCCGTCATCAAGTTCTGTCTTATGGATTCCGATTCAATCGCGGTTCAATCGGTGACCCATCCATCCAGTCCTTTTTCCGGTTCGTCACCAGtccgattttcaaaacattgattAAGTCACAAATTTGTGGGGATTGCTCCGGCACCATCTCAAAATTTGTACACCAATTTACGCACACAGTGccttaatttttttctgcaTTATACTGACTATTATGTCTTTAATACTACCAGTTGACTGAACTTGTTCACCCTGATGTCCATGATCTTTTCTTCATTGGTGGCTTCATTGGTGGTGTGAAAAGTGGCCCTTGCCCTTAACCCATCCAGACATTCTAAAGCCGGCTCGCAGGGCAGTCGAACTGTACAACCAGGAGCAGGTTTGGTTAATAAGTACTGACAAAGTTATGGTTGGATCTAATTGCGCATTTTCTGTGTATTTGGTGGTGGAATATTTCACTGAATTTAAATTGATTATCTGATTCCCCCGTCCCTCCTTACCACGAGAGTCGAGACATACACCGATACCAAAAGTGCAATCTTAGAAATTCatgagtttatatatatatatatatatatatatatatatatatatatatatatatatctacacacacacatacatctAAAAGTTCCGGTGAAATTATCTATAATTTGCGGTGATCGATCGTACTTTTCGCTACAAATACATAATTTTCACTACAAATTCATCAACTACGGATACATAAATAGTCTAACACTATGTCTGCCTATAATTGAATGCATCCATCAATCATTGTCCTCAACTCTCACTTAAACCACAATAGACCAAAAGAagttaatttatatatataaaacctgTAGGCAACCTATGAAATGGGACTTTCTTGATTAATTGATTCCAATGGTTATTTTGATGTGCCTTTTGGATTTAGGATTGTGTATTGGGATTAGTACATATGTTTTATGAACAAAAATATGTGTTAATCCAACGTTTAATAAATTGCAGCAAATATTTTGTTGACTGGTTGAAGGCTCTTTTGGCGTAATGAGGCTTGTGACGTTCGAAGTACAATAGGTGATAAGTGTATGTTTTTTGAAGTGTAGGGTGTCTAAGTGATTCGTTCTCAAAAGAACAAGGGTCAAAGTGATAATAAATCTCATTGTTCCAGTTTTTGAAATCCGCTACcataatattaggaaatattatTTCTAAgcttttttattatattttcaatttaggcagattattatttatatttccTAGTCAATTTAGATTTTCTTATTATGCATATTCCTTTGTTACGTGTTTTATAGCCTATATAAAGACATGTTAGATTATGGTAACACAAGCAATAATATAGCCTATATAAGGACATGTTAGATTATGGTAAcacaaataataatattatgttaacaaaatcaatggttgaTATTTAAGCGGCTAATTAACGACCCAAAAAAACCCCACTTCTGCAGACCTGAATATATATTCCATAACCGTAGCCACAAACTGGTGTTTCGACATACCAACACAACTCTCGATCATGGCTCCTCCGGGCTTGCTCTTGAATCCACCAAAACTAGGGGTCTTGGATCCACCAAAACTAGGGTGTTTCAGAAACAACCCTCACAGAGACGCCATAAAAACTCCACGTTCTCTCTGCTATGCAAAAATTGCAGCCAATTTCGCTCCACGCCTTACTGTTCGCGCAGCCGCCGCCTACGGCAATCCCCCTCTGGACCCACATCTGCGCTGCCTCCCGGGCCATATCAAGGAATTATTGGAATTATTCCCTAATGATACGAAAataccaatctctctctctctagatatgttGTTTATCCCGTTGTTTTTGTATCATTTATCGGTatccttgattttctttttctgtgcaTTTTCTCTGTTGGTGTCATTTAAGAGGCGTTAAATCTGTTCATTCATGATTTTCATAGATATAGCGTTTTAAGGATTTTTTACCCGTCATCAAGTTCTGTCTTATGGATTCCGATTCAACCGCGGTTCAATTGGTGACCCATCAATCCGGTCCTTTTTCCGATTCGTCACCTGTCCGATTTTCGAAACATTGATTAAGTCACAAATTTGTGGGGATTGCTCCGGCACCATCTCCAAATTTGTACACCAATTTACGCACATAGTGCCTTAATTTTTTCCTGTATTATACTGACTATTATGTATTTAATACTACCAGTTGACTGAACTTGTTCACCCTGATGTCCGTGATCTTTTCTTCATTGGTGGCTTCATTGGTGGTGTGAAAAAGTGGGCCTTGCCCTTAACCCATCCAGATATTCTAAAGCCGGCTCGTAGGGCAGTCGAACTGTACAACCAGGAGCAGGTTTGGTTAATAAGTACTGACAAAGTTATGGTTGGATCTAATTGCGCATTTTCTGTGTATTTGGTGGTGGAATATTTCACTGAATTTAAATTGGTTGTCTGATTACACCCCTAGTTGTAGTCCAGTGAATCACTCGATTGGGTCTTACTACATGGTAAATGACTTTATTCCAATGTGGAGAACCGAATCATGTAACCACACACTATGTTAACGTTATAAACAACTTACAGGTTACCCCCAAACACCCTTCTTCCCCATACCAGCTCTCACATCCCATTGCTTCTATGTTTCTCTCACCAGAAAGGAAGCATCATTAAATCTTTTTAGATCTTTCCACACTTCACGAATTGAACAAAGAAGCCCGTTATGTGGCTGTTGCTTTATTTTAGGCATATATTTTAGATAGCCAGGTTGAAAATTGGGGCCAAAATGGGTGAGAtcaagtttcttttttctttatacaGACGGGTCTTGAGTTTCAATGAAAGTTTTGTATACAAGCAAAATTTAATGTAGCCGGTGTCCTGTTTTTTTATTGTACGTCCAACCAAGCAGGACCGTTTATGTTTTTTTGGTTGCTGAATGTGATCTTCTAATGATGATCAACTTTTACTTGTAGAATGCAAGGCTCGAGTTTGTGAGTTTGCTAGAGGCATACTCAGTGCCTGCGCGCGGTTTCATGTACTATCTCACTTTGGAGGCAATGGATGATGGTGTGATGAACAAGTATGAAGTACAAATTTTAAGTGATGCTGGCAAATTGGGCACTTTGGTGTTGGAATCATTTTGGCTCGTTGCGGACAACAAGGAAACTTATTATACGTCGCTGTTGTCGTGGCTCTCTAGATTAAAGGGGTGTTTGAACTCAATTCTAATGTCGTAGATAACTTAATTATGTTATTCCTGTTAATTATGCTAGGGGTATCTTGTGAAGTCAGCTActctttttcttggatattgcATAGGAAAGGGTATAATCAATGTGTTTTTATCTCCCATGCTCTCTCTCGTATTCTCCCAAATCCATTTCTTCTTTAAATAATCAATGTGTTTTTATCTCCCATGCTCTCTCTCGTATTCTCCCAAATCCATTTCTTCTTTAAATTAGTATTTGGTTTAAAGCACTGTCTTGACCGATAACTATGAAAAACCTTAGTGTCCATGGCAGAATtgacatttcaaattttgggataCAAATTTTAGCTTATACATCAAACAGTCTTGTATGGTAATGAACAATTGGAATCATCTTGCTGATGTTTACATGTGGAAtcagaaaaaaaagtgttgacTTTCAATCCAAAAAAGTGTTGACTTTCAATCCGGACCTGATTGAAATAAGCTTGGAGTAGAACTGATTGAACgtttcctcttcttccattttgATCATTTCAAACTTAGTTGTAATATATCCCATGCTTCCTTCGCAATCTCACAGTTTGCGATTTTTCGATACTTTGTCAATCCACGACACTAAAGGTATATCCAGAGCACAGTTATTAGCCTGCATTATGGTTTTTTCTTTAGCATTCAATTCGGAGCTTGATTTAGGAACAATTTTTTTCATCCGCAACCTTTGTGGGACACACGAGTTCCATATTTCCTCGTTTGCTGACCTCATTATTGCTTTAATGCGAGACTTCCAGTAATTAAAGTTTTTGCTGTCCAAAATCGATGTGCGACTGGGAGGGTGATTCATGTTTAGATTGGTGCTCATTGTGACTCAGTATCTGCTCAAGAAAAACTTCATCTAGATTGAGAGCGacccgctttgataccaagtgAAATTCCTACGAGATACTCCAATCCAAATCAAGCACAAGTAATGAAAAGAACACACTACGATGAAAATGCGGATATAcatggaaaatccaaaaaatgggtaaaaaaaaaaacacgagaaaaaaatcaaataatataATCAACTTGTGTGGTTACAATAGATCTTACTTCACAAATGAAACTCCATGCAATTGACCTAATATGATTGCCGACTCCTCGTTCACCACACCCCGTATTTGATTATTGCCACTGTTTTGACTCCTCAAGTCTTCCACAATATTTCGAAAATGCACCGTAGAACAATTCTATTTTTGTTGAAAGAAAGTAGAGAACATCTGTTAGAGTTTGACTGTGCCCTCGAAAACTGAATGAGAACTCCAAGAATTTCTTTCGTCTTGGAACAAAGACCCATGTTGCTTCTCTTTTTCGCTGATGCTCTGTATACTCTCGTTATTTTAAAACCCAAAGCAACCCTAAGTTTTGTCgcggataaaataaaaaaacccctATGTTTTGTCTGTTGTGTTTCATTCGTCGTACCCTAGCAGAAAAGAGAAAGCCGCTTTGTTTGTTAATTGCATTCCGATCGATGCACAGATCGATTCGTCACTCCATCTGCTTTAATTCCAAACGACTGTCACATTTGATCAGTTGGTTCCAATGGATGTCAGTTCGACCGATCAATCCATtccaataaaactaaaaaaatactcactCTTAATTACAAATAATGGTTTCTTTCATTTTAATCCTATACAGACTCGCTACACTTGGGAAAGATAAAAAGACAGTACAATTCGATAATGaagaaatacaaaagaaaatattgttttatcgatggaattgccaaccaaaaaaaaaaaaatgccgcGTTTTGGAGCTAATAGAAATTTGTAGgggtaattttttgttttcactaGATTTATTAACAGTTATCCGTGTTTCCAactggaaattgatattcacgcttcactttttactgatggcgctccactttaTTAACTTCATGTTAAAATTGGAGCGTTATCGGTAAAAaatggagcgcgaaaatcaattcccttccAATCAAAACTATTCCTACTGACTTTTAGtctctttttttaaatcaaaattttgcTAGTTCTTGTTGTGATTAATCAGTTGTCCTGAAGAATATAAATTGAATAgtaaaaataattatgaccaaaagcaagtAAAAAGAGAATTTATTAAAGTCAACAtaacttaaaaaatatatattcttcaTCCTCTATTCTAAACTTTTTTCAGCGTCGATACGTAAGTGACGCCATACTGTGAACGATTAGATGATATGGCCGAAGGCAAGGAGAATAGAGAGTGTAAGAAAAGGGAATAAAATCTCAAACTATAAAATAAGGGAATCATGTACATTTGGTAAATTTGAGTTATAATGTAAATCTGTTAGTTGACCTAACGGTTGACTTACCGAAATGGTATTTGTTCAGAGAATACGAACAACAGGGAGCGGGATGTAATTTCTCATACATGAGGGAGTTAGCTATATTTCTAGAAACCTTGGGTACGGTATTTGTAGTTTTTATAATATCCAAAGTGTGTACTTCGCTAAACCCCGGATCTATGTGGACACCTGTCACTAGGGAGGGACCCCGCGTTGAGACGGAACACGTTTCTCTACCGTGTTGACTAGGACTCGGATATCCAGTAGTGCACATTCTATAGGGCGCATTTGAATCGTCATATTGTGCGATCGGTGATTCAGATATGTTTGTTAACTCTTATCGGGACCTTACATTGCGACACAACAAGTTTCTCTCCGTGTTGACTAGGGCTCGGAAATCTTTCAGTGTACCTTGTAGTACGCATCTGAATTGTCCATCTcgcaatcaatggttcaaatttgaACACTCTCAAACATATCTGATCAATTTCGAAAACGGACAACTTAAATGTGCCCTACATAATAGGGCACTACAAGATCCGTTCTTGTTGACTACGTTCGCAAATGGACGGAATCGTCCTTGGAGTAGAAGTAGCATCTTTTTTACATTTCTCACTATTTATTGCTTGGCAAATCTAGGTACTAGTATAAGATTAGTAGAGGTGTGCCTAAATTTGCTTATATGAGAACTAAATTTCATATGGTGATTTTATGcccaattattcatttttttcaacaattttgaTTTCGTCAAAAAATTAATCTCAGGATATTGTTATTGTATACTTCCTCCGTTTCATTTTACATGTACTCTACTGAAAAACCGTGTAACTTTGATCTCAAAATAAAAGGTTTTGGGAAataatttttagcttttttttttttgcaccatttaaaagtaCTCATTGAGGTTTTTGgaacggtgcaaaaaatatttgatttttttctacAAAAATGTTTTTTGAAGTCAAAATGCATGACTTTCCGTGGAGAGCATTTAAaatgggacagagagagtactATTTAATGACACGTATATCATCGTCCAACGTCAATCATATAATTTGGTGCGGCTAACATAAAAGATTGTTCAAGTCCTTCAACTAATGGGGTAACTTAACCCCACTCATTTTGATTTCTTAAATAGACATTTGATAGTTTGCAGTCAAATTTTCctattttgaccccacaaaaatttggtaaaTTGCCCAACTAACTTCAAATGTACAAAAATACGTGCATTCCCCTCCTTTCAAGAGTTAATAGATCAATGACGCtattgttctttcttttcaaaatataatAAGTCTTTGGTACTAATTATAAAGAAAACTTAGGTTAATCACTAATCAGTGTAAGGGTATAAGGGTATTTGCATAATTATTAAAAATATCCGTCAAACTGTGAATCCAGTCCGAACCGATCCAAACCAgttgatttgttttggttttttaggCGTGTGGTTTGGTCCTGGTTTATAAAATGTAAAAACCGAATCAAATGGTTTGGTTTGCAGATTTACGGTCACGGTTTTGGTTCCAAACCGATTTGAACAGCAATTGTCTATATTTCATTTAATTGAACTTTATTTGAAAATTGCTAGATAATAAAAGACTCAATTATGATATACCTTCTTCATCTTAGTACTATCAAATGAGtttgaattcatttttttattcatctatcgtttgaattcatttttaataatttttggtgattttaatgaaggaaaatgctaaaatgTGTGAAAGTGGAGGACAAAGTGAGttggaatttattttattttatttttgtttgcttaTTGACAACCTAGTTGGCTGTCAATAGAATAACCCTTTCATGAAATTAGTTCAAAATcaagtttctttttaaatttctatgtGAATCTTCGTTTCTTCAAATGCTTTGTAATCAGATtatttcaaattcaattaaattgTGGTTCAAAGTCGAAACTAAACCGTAgtctaatggtttggattggtttggtccTATGCATTttgtggattggtttggttctcaaaATTTTTTATCCGTAAGAGTTGGTTTGGTTAGTGATTTATCATAAAACCGGACCAATCcaatccatgctcacccctacttAATATGGATACATTTCAGTCTCTCACAAACTTCTTCTACAAACTCCCACTAGGCTTAAATACGTAAAAGGTCCTTACAAAATAGAGTCggtttcattttcgtccttaTAAAACATTTTGTGTTGATTTTGTCCTTTCAGTTTGTGACTCAGTTCAATGTCACCCCTGCTGTCAACCAGTGGACGGAATTCGTCTACTTGGATAACGGAAGTCTTATTTGGTACCTACCTAGCCCACATCTCTTATCCCAATATTATCAACATTGTTTTCTACCAAAAAAAGACGCACAAGATCAATCTGCCATTCAATTACATTATGAACGTGCGACAAACAAAATCACAAACGATATAGGTTTAGAGAAAACGCTCTCTAAACTCTTTTCATTCAATAATAATCAATCACTATCTTGCCTCGAAGGCTAGAAAAACTCTAACTCTAATTGATTGGCCTCAAAACGGACACCGAATCAATTAATAACggaaattaccaaaaataaaaaaaaatcagaataatagcaaaactagaaaatagagaaaattgtAGACTTCTCCCAAAATAACGACTTAATTCGGATTTTTCTTGCCCAAGTTATTATTAGCAAGTCAAATATTTCCTTAAACGGCAAATTTGAGCTTCCGAAGGCCTAAACAGCCTTAAACGGCTAAAAACCACGGTATATGGCCAAAGGCCATGTGCATTGACCGTTGGGCCATTTCAAATTGAACCCAAATGTGTACAAATAGGGGACCACAAATGCGTACAAAACAGACATTTTTTAACAGAGAAAAAAGTAGGTGAAAGGTATAAAAAACCACGCACACTTTAAATTTGTCCCCCACtgaaaaaattagtatataaaCTGATGATACAAATTAGTACTGTATAAACTAATGATGTTCTTGAAGTAAACATCTTTTGGGCGAAAAACCTTAAACCATTTGCATTAAAAACTTGGGTAACAAAGTGGAAGGACGGCAAGGGTGAATTCCATCCATTGGTTGATGGCAAGGGTGATATTGAACTGAGTCACAAACTGAAAGGACGAAATTGACACAATTTTTTATAAGGACGGAAATGAAACCGACTCTACTTTGTAAGGACCATTTAAGTATTTAAGCCCTCCCACTGTTCTTTGGCAGGGAGTCAGACGCAATGCTTTGAGTACACAAACCCTAACTGAGCTGAGTTGATGTTATTGGTTTATATAAGGGTATTTGCATAATTATTATATAGTTCTATTATGTTCACCGTTCGATTTTCTGTGCGATTAACACATTAAACCAAAACCGGAATCGAACCACCcgttttttttacaaatttgaaATCAAAACTAAAACCAAAATGGAATCGAATCGGTTATAAAGCCGTGCCAACCAGTTtggtattgtggggttttttttattttttatttatcatgGTAGGGTTGTGGGTTGCCATCCTTAAAAACTGGTGTTTCATAACTGTTCAAAAGCCCTAGGGCTATTATATGAAAACCGGAAAACCGTGCCGGACCGGTTGAATTCCCCCCCTTTTTAAAGCCGATTCGGTTTCGGTTTACAAAAAATTGATACTTTTAAAACCGGTTCGGTTACCGATTCTGTGGCTTGAAATCCGAACCGGCCAGTCGTAACCGGATATGTAAAAAACACGCGACTCAAACCCTATCCTCCTCAGTTCACAGTTCACAAGCCGACTTCATCCAAGAGGACCAAGACCAACACAGCGATGGCGATTTACCGAGCCCGATggtgagtctctctctctctctctctctcttcttcatcATCTCGACGTCTTCTTTCATTCTTTGTAGTTTGTGAACCGTCGACAACCACCGCGAACTTGGAAGAAAGAAGACGGCTGGCGGCACCCAGCAATCGGCAGCCGCCTGTCTCCAGGTACGCCACAGCATCACTTT encodes:
- the LOC131310928 gene encoding uncharacterized protein LOC131310928 isoform X1; amino-acid sequence: MAPPGLLLNPPKLGVLDPPKLGCFRNNPHRDAIKTPRSLCYAKIAANFAPRLTVRAAAAYGNPPLDPHLRCLPGHIKELLELFPNDTKIPLTELVHPDVRDLFFIGGFIGGVKKWALPLTHPDILKPARRAVELYNQEQNARLEFVSLLEAYSVPARGFMYYLTLEAMDDGVMNKYEVQILSDAGKLGTLVLESFWLVADNKETYYTSLLSWLSRLKGCLNSILMS